The Corvus hawaiiensis isolate bCorHaw1 chromosome 1, bCorHaw1.pri.cur, whole genome shotgun sequence genomic sequence GTGGGGGATGTGTCGTGGAGAGGATTCCCTTCCAGCCATGCCATTATCCcctcagggcagagcagagagctggttCTTTGCTGGCGTCTCCCGGGGCTCTGTTTGGGTGGGAGGGAAACATGCTGGGGGAATGGGTTTGGTGTCAGAGAGTttcccacagctccagaggagccaGGCTTGGGTTGCTCTGCAGGAGCCAGTGAAGAgccagagagcccagaggaaaGATCAGCGCTGCAGCGGGGGCACAGACTGGCACGAGAGAGAAGCCCAGGGACTGCTTGGCTCCAGGGCCGTTCCCAACAGCAGCCGCTCAAGCTGTTACACCATGAAAAACTTCCTGAAGGGCACCGGAGCTCTGGGACTGTGCCGTGGGAAACGTGGGGCTGAGGCAGTGAGAGAAAGGAgcttcctggggagcctggaaaCCTGGCTGTGTCTGTTTGCAGaagtccagcctggccctgctgtggagAGGAGGTTCCCTCCCCTGTGCCCAGCTAGAGCAGGACAGTGCTTTGCTCCCCCTGCACAGGCCAAGGAGGGAATAACGGTGCTCGGTGTTCACCCTGCAGAGCACATCGGGGTCCCTGCCCTCTCTCCTGCGTGTGGCAGTGGGGTGGCCCAGTGAGCTGTTCCTTTTCCAGACAGTATTTGACACACAAGATATGAGTAATGCCCAGGAACTTTTCAACCCAAGGTGTTTTGTGCAAGCCCTGGACTCCAAGGGGAGGCCAGGAGCCCCAGCAcggggcagtgctgcagcacctcccCGGGCTCAAGAGAAGTGGCAGATGTgagctccccccagcccctccggACACCAACCGCACTGCGGGGCGCTGGTGCTGCACAGCTTCTCGCAGAGGAACTGGATGGTCCTGCACGGGCTCTCGGCGAGGGGACgctcctggcacaggcagcaggccACATCCTTGGGCACTTGGCTAAAGACAAGAGGGGATTATTGGAGGAACAGCCGGCCACCCAATCCATGTCTGCGAGCCCAGCTCAGGGAACAGACGGATACCACGCGTGGGGGCTGTGCTTCACGGTGTGCCACAGCTCTGGCAAAGTCCCCTCACTCCCAGTCCTAAACATCAAAAGGGGGTTTCACCCTGGAAAATGCAGCTGCTCCCTAAATACCACTTGACACACAAGTGCACCCGCCTGGAGTTGAAAGTCCGCTTTGAAAAACCTGCAGCAAGTCACCCAGAAGGTGAAATTGTGCCTCTGAGCTGGTGAGTTTGGCAGGTTCCCAGAAGGAAACAGCAACCCTTGAGCTTACTGGgcttgttctggttttgtgtcCCACGGATTTGTTTTGCAAGCAGAGCCCTTGTCCCAGCACTCAGGGCGTGCTGGCGGCTGGGGCTCAGTCCCACACACTCACAGGCTTTCCAAGctcactgtgctctgcaggaacagcagcagcgtCTGCGGAGTCACTTGGGTGGCACTCAGGTCTCTGCAAGCATTTGAAAGGGCTCATTAAATTCTGCGGTGACATGGCCAGAACTCTGCTCTGAGAGCAAGCCCGGGGCCCTGATGATGGTGGTGCTGTTGGCAGAGGGATGCACTTCTGCTTAATCCAAGGGAAGCCGTTCCAGAGCccagcttctctgtgccttGGCCTGCTCTGAACCAGGGCGTCGCAATCAGGAGGGCAATCCTGCAGCTCTCGTGGCAGACAGATGCCACCGGAAAGGATTGCCCCTCTCCCgaccctcctgctgctctcccctgAGGGCAGCTCCAGTCCCTGAAGGAGGCAGGAGCCTCGAGCTGCTGGCACGAGTGCTCCAGCGGGAGTGCAGTTTACTCCCAGAGCCCTGCGGCCCCTgcagggccccagagctggatgggCTGACCCTGCAGAGACCCTGCAGAGACTCGCTCTGCCCTGCCTTGAGCCCTGGTCCCACTTAcagctcctggagaaactgCATCCCGTGCCAGGCCTGGAAAGTGCCGCTGCGGATCTGCGTGAGGCCATTCCCGGAGAGGTTTCTGGGGAAAGAGGAGGTCACACAACGGCATCGGGCCTGTCCCACAGGAAGAGGGGCTGAAGCGGGATCCCTTGGCAGGAAAGGTGCAAATGCAAGGTGGAAGAGgggggaagctgctgctttctcagtgTTTGTAGCCTgcccaggaggggaagggaagggcccAAGGGCTGACTCTATTTCTGTGCCAGCATGCAGCCGAGCCTGCAAGAACTGGCTGCTCTGATGGCTGCGTGTGGACGACCCCGCTGGGGTCTGTGCCCCTGGCGTGGCCGTCCAGCCATCGGCACTGacctctgcagctcagctgggccctgagcagggcagatTTAGGGACTGCTGGGAAAAGGACGGGAGCATTTTCCGACACAGGAAGGGTGCCCAATGCAAAGACTTCACTAAAAACCCCAGGAGGAAACTTTATCACTCACAGAAGCTTCAGGAAAGGCAGTGGCTCGAAAGCACGTTCCTCAATGGACACGATCTCATTGCCAGACAAATCCCTGTTCCAGTCAGAACACCAAATGTCACTTCCATTTGCCCTGTTGCTTTTACTTGCCTCTGCAGCCTGCATCCCCGGAGGGACCAAGGCCACTTgcccggggctgggctgagcagcagggccccagggaggggcaggcaggagccccctgccctgggcagggcacggtgcTTACAGGTGCTTCAGCAGGAACAGCCCCTGCAGGGAATGGCTCTTCACTGCCCGCAGCTCATTGTCCCTGAGCACTCTGcaaggggacacggggacattgTGACAGCGGCCGCTGGCCAGCAGCAAATGGGATTGTCATGGGAAaatctcctgcagcagcttgACTGCAGCATCTCCTTGGGTCCCTGCAGGCATCGTCCCCACTCCTGGCCGGAGCAGGCGCTTGCTCCTGGCCGGCTGAAGCTGACCACAGCCTGGTCCCCGGGCAAACAGACACCGGGTCGGTGccctgggctgcaagggacgTGGCTCACGGCATTTCCTGCCATCCTGGGAAGCCCTGGCCATTCACACCCCTCcttgcagagcagcccagctttGAATTCCAGTGGAAACGCGTGGTGtgggggctgctgctccaaCCCCTGAGCAAAGCATGGAAAATACCCAAAGTCCTGACATTTGACATGCTGCAGGGCACTTACAAGGTCTCAGCCCACGGGTAGTTCTTCCAGGCTCGTTCTCCAATCTCAGCAATGGAGTTGCCAGTGAAAtctctgcaaagaaaggaaagacaCCGCTCCCCCTCGGGAAAACCCATTTCCCTGCCCATTCGGCTGCTGAGCTGGAAGCGGGCTTTGCCTGGAGAAGGCCCAGGGTACCCAGCCTGGCGTCCCCCTCGTGCTGAGCGCgggcccccagcccaccctgtCTCCTGCCAGGGAGTCCCCCGGGTGTCCCCCGTGGGCTTTGCAGCAATAGGGAGCCGAGGAGCGGGAGCTGCAGGGGTCTGTGGGGCGGCCCCTACTCACAGGACAGTGAGTTCTTCCTCTGTTATCTCCTTGCTGTTACTTGAGTGGGAAGCGCCCCAGAGAAGCAGCAACAGTGAGGGCATGCCGTCACCCCAGGACGAGGTGCCTGTGCCCAGTCCCTGCAGTGCACCCCAAGAGCCGCCGCATTTACCCCTCTCTGCAGAGGAGGGTGCTGTGGGTGGCCATGAGCTCGGGACACCCAGAGGAGACATCAGTACCTCAGGGTTCTCCTCATCCCTTGTGGCAACGTTTCCCCCTGCGttcaataaaaattaagattGTTCTTGTTCCTCCTGGTGTTGCTGATGTATTTGTAAAAGCCGTTTCTGTTCTCCCCTATGGCATTGGCCAAATTCAGTTCCAGCTGGGCCTTGgcctttctgcctttctccctgCATCTCCCAACGACATCCTCGCCGTCCTCCTGCGGTGCTGCCCTTCTTCCAAAGCTGTAAATTCTGTGTTTGCCCTGAGTCCCAGCCAAAGCTTCCTGCTCAGCCGCTCTGCTTGCCCGCCAGCTCGTCTTTGGGCACACGGGCACGGCCTGTTCCTGCCTGCGCCTTCAAGGATCTCTCCTTGCACAATGTCCAGCCTCCCTGGACTCCTCTGCCCCTCAGGACAGCGTCCCAGGGGAGCCTCTCGACCAGCGTGGCTGGACTGACTCACCCTGGGCAACCACTCCCACCTGGATGGACCTTCGTCCACATCGTCATTGTCCCGTTCCCAGAGGCCCAGAGCCTCCTCCCTGTTGTGTAGAGGGAGCCGGGCAGCTGAGATGGACCAGGAGGGGATTCTCCTGCTGCCCCGAGCAGGGACCTGTCTCCATTCGCCCTGTCTCTTCAGTCCCCTCCTTCTGCCTGCTGGCAACGGCCTTGGGGATCCTCTGCTTCTTGGGACTTGTCCATCTGGGACATTTGTCCAGTGGCTGCTGGAGAGTGACTCCACCagtccctctccttctcctacTCCCCCAACACTCCTTAACTTTCCACTTCCCCCTTCAGCTCTGCCACTGGGCTGAGAAGAGCATCCAGCTGGCCATACCTCACACAGGTGTTATTTCTGCCAGCCCAGTGccagtgccctgctccagcactccCTGTAGTGTTTTGCCATTCCAAAGAGGCCTTCCTGGGTATCTCTTTGGATATCAAAATAAGAGGCTTTGCAGTAGCGCTTCTAAAACATCCCCAGGCccctgcagctttccaggaTCAACACTTTTGTGTTACAAATGTCTCCTGCGAGCACAAGAGCTCCGGGTggtgggtgggaaggggaatgGCCGGTGTCCTCCTGCAGAGGCCACGGCACTGGTGTCCCCGTGGTGCTGGCCTGGAGCTGCACAAGCAGCATTGTCCCCTCTACACCCCTgagctttcctcctccttccctttgccCTCCCTCACACCTGCCCGGCTCCCAGGCTGATGGTTGCACTGTTgtgcctcctgctgcagggctgctgtcaTCGAGCAGAATCATCTTCTCAGGGAGGCTTAATGCAAAATCGTGAAATGCACCTTTGTTTCATCTAGCTCAGACCAGCCTTAAAACAGCGTCCAGGTGGGTGGGACAGGAAACACaaacatcaggaggaatttcttcatggaaagagtggtgaggccttggaaggggctgcccaagGAGGTGGTGGGCTCCCCATGCCTGGAGCTGTCCGAGGAACGGCTGGACGGGGCACTGAGTGCTCTGGTCTGGCTGCCAAGGCGGGGATCGGCCACAGGATGGACTCGCTGAACCCGGAGGTCTTTTCCTTTTCGGTGCCTCTGAGACTCCGCGACTCTGTGCCCACGACTGGAGCCCGCCCTGCCCCAAGCGCTGCCGGAGCCGCCCCGGCCCGAGCTGTTCGCCCGCGCCTTTCTCCTCAGGGCGGGGGGGCcgctgccggggccgccgcgctCAGCCGGAGCTGCCTCTGCGCCGGAGCGGCCGCGCtgcccgcccggggccgggccgcctCTCTGCGCGCTGCTTGCGGGGCTCTGCCGGGCTTCCCAAAGCCGCCCGCGGCTCCTTTTGCACCGGGGTcgctgccggggccgccgcgctCAGGCGGAGCTGCCGCTCGTCAGGGGCTCCGCGCTGCCCCTCGGGCTGTGCCGGCGCTGCCGCGGAGCTCCGGCCGCGTCGGGAGCTCTGCCGTCGCTCTCCCGGCGCGCTGCCGCCTCCAGAGCCCGGCTGCCGGAGCGCTTCGCCTCAGGCCTCGGCTGCAGCGGCGCTTCCAGCGGGCTCGGgccggccgccgccgctgctgttGCCGCCGCGCTCAGGCGGAGCTGCCGCCCCTCAGGCTCCCGGCGCTTCCCGCCACTGGCGCTGCGGCTCCCTCCGGCTCTCCCGGCGGACGTTCCGGGCTTTTCCCGGCTTTCGGGAAGCTCCCCTCGCTCTCCCAGCGCCATGGCGGGCTTTGGCCCCGGCTGGATGCCGAGTGCCCACCAAAGGCGCTCTCACTGCCCTGCGCAAGTGGACAGGGCAGATAAAGACAGCGAAAGGCTCACGAGTTGACAGAAAGCGAGGGAGAGGTTCCTCCCCGATCACCGTCAGCGACACAACAGACGGAACTTGGAGATATTCATTACATTTATTAccaacaaaatcagagcaggataatgagaaccAAAATAAATCTCAACAACACAACACCTGCAGCCACCcacctgctaccaaaacctgccCACACAAGCCCAAACCAAATGGGAATGGCTTCACAGTGACGGAGAGCTGGCTTAGATCGGCTGTTGGggggaaattcttccctgtgagggcggggaggccctggcacaggatgcccagagaagctgtggctgccccatcgcCGGCactgtcccaggccaggttggacggggcttggagcaacctgggatagtggaaggtgtccctgcccatggcagggggtggcactggctcATCCTTAAGGCCCCTGCCAAGCCAatccattccatgattctacagACTTATGGCTCTGTGACAGAGTCATTAGGTGACAGCATCACCTGAACTCTGGTTTGCTGAGAGCTCTGATGCCAAGCACCGCCACAGTGACACGAGCACTGCTACAGTGACATGGGCAGCACCACTGTGACACAAGAACCGCCACACCAACACCTCAGGTTTGTGTCCCAGGCGACTGCAGCCAGTCCTGCCTGGCCATGGACCTGGTGATGCGTCTCGTGCgcgctctgctgctgctggccctgctgctggcagtggccccCTCCCCAGGAGTGTCCAAGGAGttctgcccacagccctgccgcTGCGCAGGGCGTGGGCTGCTGGACTGCCGCCACGCCGGCCTGGCCACCGTGCCCCCGGCCAGCCGCCGCCGGGCCCTCGCTGTGCTGTGAGTAGGGGCCGCCCCACAGacccctgcagctccccctcCTCGGCTCCCTATTGCTGCAAAGCCCAGGGGGGACACCCGGGGGACTCCCTGGCAGGAGacagggtgggctgggggcccGCGCTCAGCACGAGGGGGACGCCAGGCTGGGTACCCTGGGCCTTCTCCAGGCAAAGCCCGCTTCCAGCTCAGCAGCCGAATGGGCAGGGAAATGGGTTTTCCCGAGGGGGAGCGGtgtctttcctttctttgcagagaTTTCACTGGCAACTCCATTGCTGAGATTGGAAAACGAGCCTGGAAGAACTACCCGTGGGCTGAGACCTTGTAAGTGCCCTGCAGCATGTCAAATGTCAGGACTTTGGGTATTTTCCATGCTTTGCTCAGGGGttggagcagcagcccccaCACCACGCGTTTCCACTGGAATTCaaagctgggctgctctgcaagGAGGGGTGTGAATGGCCAGGGCTTCCCAGGATGGCAGGAAACGCCGTGAGCCAcgtcccttgcagcccagggCACCGACCCGGTGTCTGTTTGCCCGGGGACCAGGCTGTGGTCAGCTTCAGCCGGCCAGGAGCAAGCGCCTGCTCCGGCCAGGAGTGGGGACGATGCCTGCAGGGACCCAAGGAGATGCTGCAGTcaagctgctgcaggagattTTCCCATGACAATCCCATTTGCTGCTGGCCAGCGGCCGCTGTCAcaatgtccccgtgtccccttgCAGAGTGCTCAGGGACAATGAGCTGCGGGCAGTGAAGAGCCATTCCCTGCAGGGGCTGTTCCTGCTGAAGCACCTGTAAgcaccgtgccctgcccagggcagggggctcctgcctgcccctccctggggccctgctgctcagcccagccccgggcAAGTGGCCTTGGTCCCTCCGGGGATGCAGGCTGCAGAGGCAAGTAAAAGCAACAGGGCAAATGGAAGTGACATTTGGTGTTCTGACTGGAACAGGGATTTGTCTGGCAATGAGATCGTGTCCATTGAGGAACGTGCTTTCGAGCCACTGCCTTTCCTGAAGCTTCTGTGAGTGATAAAGTTTCCTCCTGGGGTTTTTAGTGAAGTCTTTGCATTGGGCACCCTTCCTGTGTCGGAAAATGCTCCCGTTCTTTTCCCAGCAGTCCCTAAatctgccctgctcagggcccagctgagctgcagaggtCAGTGCCGATGGCTGGACGGCCACGCCAGGGGCACAGACCCCAGCGGGGTCGTCCACACGCGGCCATCAGAGCAGCCAGTTCTTGCAGGCTCGGCTGCATGCTGGCACCGAAATAGAGTCAGCCCTTgggcccttcccttcccctcctgggcAGGCTACAAAcactgagaaagcagcagcttcccccCTCTTCCACCTTGCATTTGCACCTTTCCTGCCAAGGGATCTCGCTTCAGCCCCTCTTCCTGTGGGACAGGCCCGATTCCGTTGTGTGACCTCCTCTTTCCCCAGAAACCTCTCCGGGAATGGCCTCACGCAGATCCGCAGCGGCACTTTCCAGGCCTGGCACGGGATGcagtttctccaggagctgTAAGTGGGACCAGGGCTCAAGGCAGGGCAGAGCGAGTCTCTGCAGGGTCTCTGCAGGGTCAGCGGGCAGGAGCAGATTTGCCCTCTGCAAAGTCCTGATTCCGACCGGGGGTGTCAGCCAGGGAGCGCCCGGAGTGTGCAGCTGGAAGGGCCctttcccctgccctgctcatcTCCTGCAAGGCTTCCTTGAAAGCAGCCGGGCCATCCCCACGTGCCCGGCACACCCAGCTCCCGCCCTTGCCATCAGCCCTCACAGAGCTCTGTTGTTTCTCAGCATCCTCAGCCATAACCCGCTGGCTGTCATTGCTGACGCTGCGTTCTTCAAGCTGCCTGCAGTGAGCTCTCTGTAAGTATGGGCTCCTTTGGAGCAGACCAACAGAGAGCTGTGTCTCTCTCGAGTGCCCTGTGCTCAGGAAAGCAGAGATGCAGGAGCAAATCTCCCTCTTGCCCAGCCTGAGTCTGCTGGAGACACAAATATCCCTGGCCCCGGCAGAGCAAGGCAAAGGCCAAGCAGGGCTGGTGTGTCCCCAGCTGCAAAGCAACCCAGGAACTGGGACACAAACCTTCAGAGACGAGAGcccatccagctctggggccctgcAGGGGCCGCAGGGCTCTGGGAGTAAACTGCACTCCCGCTGGAGCACTCGTGCCAGCAGCTCGAGGCTCCTGCCTCCTTCAGGGACTGGAGCTGCCCTcaggggagagcagcaggagggtcGGGAGAGGGGCAGTCCTTTCCGGTGGCATCTGTCTGCCACGAGAGCTGCAGGATTGCCCTCCTGATTGCGACGCCCTGGTTCAGAGCAGGCCaaggcacagagaagctggGCTCTGGAACGGCTTCCCTTGGATTAGGCAGAAGTGCATCCCTCTGCCAACAGCACCACCATCATCAGGGCCCCGGGCTTGCTCTCAGAGCAGAGTTCTGGCCATGTCACCGCAGAATTTAATGAGCCCTTTCAAATGCTTGCAGAGACCTGAGTGCCACCCAAGTGACTCCGCAGacgctgctgctgttcctgcagagcacagtgagCTTGGAAAGCCTGTGAGTGTGTGGGACTGAGCCCCAGCCGCCAGCACGCCCTGAGTGCTGGGACAAGGGCTCTGCTTGCAAAACAAATCCGTGGgacacaaaaccagaacaagcCCAGTAAGCTCAAGGGTTGCTGTTTCCTTCTGGGAACCTGCCAAACTCACCAGCTCAGAGGCACAATTTCACCTTCTGGGTGACTTGCTGCAGGTTTTTCAAAGGGGACTTTCAACTCCAGGCGGGTGCACTTGTGTGTCAAGTGGTATTTAGGGAGCAGCTGCATTTTCCAGGGTGAAACCCCCTTTTGATGTTTAGGACTGGGAGTGAGGGGACTTTGCCAGAGCTGTGGCACACCGTGAAGCACAGCCCCCACGCGTGGTATCCGTCTGTTCCCTGAGCTGGGCTCGCAGACATGGATTGGGTGGCCGGCTGTTCCTCCAATAATCCCCTCTTGTCTTTAGCCAAGTGCCCAAGGATGTggcctgctgcctgtgccaggagcGTCCCCTCGCCGAGAGCCCGTGCAGGACCATCCAGTTCCTCTGCGAGAAGCTGTGCAGCACCAGCGCCCCGCAGTGCGGTTGGTGTCCGGAGGGGCTTGGGGGGAGCTCACATCTGCCACTTCTCTTGAGCCCGgggaggtgctgcagcactgccccgTGCTGGGGCTCCTGGCCTCCCCTTGGAGTCCAGGGCTTGCACAAAACACCTTGGGTTGAAAAGTTCCTGGGCATTACTCATATCTTGTGTGTCAAATACTGTCTGGAGAAGGAACAGCTCACTGGGCCACCCCACTGCCACACGCAGGAGAGAGGGCAGGGACCCCGATGTGCTCTGCAGGGTGAACACCGAGCACCGTTATTCCCTCCTTGGCCTGTGCAGGGGGAGCAAAGCACTGTCCTGCTCTAGCTGGGCACAGGGGAGGGAACCTCCTctccacagcagggccaggctggacttCTGCAAACAGACACAGCCAGGtttccaggctccccaggaagcTCCTTTCTCTCACTGCCTCAGCCCCACATTTCCCACGGCACAGTCCCAGAGCTCCGGTGCCCTTCAGGAAGTTTTTCATGGTGTAACAGCTTGAGCGGCTGCTGTTGGGAACGGCCCTGGAGCAAAGCAGTCCCTGGGCTTCTCTCCCGTGCCAGTCTGTGCCCCCGCTGCAGCGCTGATCtttcctctgggctctctggcTCTTCACTGGCTCCTGCAGAGCAACCCAAGCCtggctcctctggagctgtgggaaACTCTCTGACACCAAACCCATTCCCCCAGCATGTTTCCCTCCCACCCAAACAGAGCCCCGGGAGAGACACCAGCAAAGaaccagctctctgctctgccctgaggGGATAATGGCATGGCTGGAAGGGAATCTTCTCCACGACACATCCCCCACTCTGCTCCCTGGCCTTGAGACGAGCTCCTGCTGCTCGGGGTAACCTCTGAGCCTGGCTTTGTGCCGAGCTCTGATCTGCTCTCTTGGTGTTctccagctcacacagctcGTCTGCTTCAGACACGGGGAGAAATAATGGACACGCAACTTCCCAGAGAGCTGAACACCAGCCCAGTGTTGAGCCTCAagcccaaggagccttccctgGGAGATCATGGAACCGTAACATTTGCGGTTGCCCTGACCCTGAGCACTGAGGGTGATGTCAGCAGCCTGGCCAATTCCAGAACAAATTCACATCCCCCTCAGCACCTCTCAGGGCATGAAGGCAAAACAAGCATTGATGACCTGAGAGCCAAGCTCGAGAAGAAGGTGGACAAGGCTGAAAGCATCAAGACTGTTAAAAGCATTGTCCcacaccagccccagcccgcCAGGCTGAAGGATGTGGAGGAAAAGACACCCTCAAGCTGGCATCACAAGCAGCAGGACTCCCGTTTGAACTGGCAAGCATTAAACCCCTGGGATGTAGCTGGTGGGTTAAACCCCAGTGACGATGCCTCTATCGCTGGACACCACAGAGATGAGCAGCAAGATCCAGCTCCAAGGCAGAACTTCATTATGACTCACAAtcagcagcaggacagccaGTACTGGGTTGGACATAATCAGCTTTTCTACCAGGTCATGGGCCCTATGAAAGCAGTGGGAGAGCCCAAAGTCGACCAGCGTCTAAACAGGAACCTGGATTTTCTCTCTGACCCGTTGGTTCAGAGCCGCCCCGCTGCGAGCAGCAGGGGAGAGGCCACGGCTGAAGAGGGGCAGTCCTCTCTGGGCGGGCACCTCCTGATCATCCCTGACTCCACAGAGACACACTGGAAGCAACAGGAAGAAGGCTCCAGGTTCCTCAATAAACCTGGGAGCCCCCAAGGCCCAGACCTTGCGCTGGTTCCAGGAGAGCGCTTGGAAACCACGGTCGATCGTTTCCTGCGCTTGCTGGTGCCGGACAAAGGCCTGCGGACGTTCATGGCCCATGTGGAGCGAGCCCTGAGGACGGACTGcagcctgccccagctccagctggccTGTGCCAAGATGGTCTCAAAGACTGGGCTGCTTCTAAAGGTGCTCAGTGAGAGGCAAGAGAACCAGGGAGCCTCTGAATGCAAGGGCCAGTGTCCCCTGCAAGACCTGTCCAGACGCATGGCCCTGGGGGAGGGCAAGGAAGCCACAGGGAAGGtaggagagctgctgggcactgctgtgtGTGTCCTTCTGGGCAAGAGAATGGAAGAAGCAATCGTCTTTCCCCCCATCATctactttccttttctctgaacAGAAGGCAGAGCAGACAGGGGAAATGATcatgtttgtggttttgtgttctGTCTTCATTATCATTGCTGTGATGCTGAAGACTGTCTTCCACGTAAGCCAGTATCTTGTTTGACTCCAGCTGTCTGTCTTGTAGCTGCAGTGCCCAGGTGATGagccccaggtgctgctgcgGATGCCCCTGCACGTGCTGGGTACCACAGGAGATGCTTTTCCAAGCCTGCAGCTTGtggcagcacccacagcacccagctCAGCGGGGTTCAGCCTGCCCGGGGGAAGCTTGGCCTGCCTtctgtcccagctctccccaaaGCTTTGCCTTGCTCTCCTGCCTTCAGCCACGCAGCAATGAGAGCTTTTGCCCTCTCCTCTTTGGCAGAATATTACAGGAAAACTGATGCTAACAAGTCTCCCATTCTCCATCCCCAGATGCGCTTCCTGTCTCATGAAGCTGGTTCCCAACCCCGCCACACCAGGACTCTCTGCCTGAGAAGGTAACTGCTCCCTGCCCGTGCCACTGCTGTGCCGCCAAGAGTCTTTCCTGTGAAGAACAACTCCTCCCCGAGCACTGCAGCCGCGCGGGTGCTGCTTCCGAGGACTCCCCCGGCTGTGTTTCAAACCCGTCGCGTTTGGGGGAGCCCCGGGAAAGGGGCTCTCGAGCGAGAGCGCTGGGCACgcctgggagctgccagcccttCCCACGCCACTGCTGGGATGGATGTCTTGGGCTCCAGGGCGGTCCCAACTTTCTGTGAGCGCGAGCAAACGCCTCTCTGTTCCCACAACAGTCTCCTCTGCTGATGGCTCTGCCCTGTTTTTCCCCGCTCCGTCCCCACAGCGGCTGGTGAAGAACTCACTCCCGTCCTCTCCAGTTGCTCTTTGCATGCAGgcctcattcccagctcctccagccatTGCCATCCCTGCTGGGGCTCCCCCTCTTCCTTAGGCTCTGCTGACACACCCCCCGAGCAGGGAGAGGTGCTGgcacctgctgcagccctccctGGCCAGACCTCACTGCTGATGGCCCGGGAGCAGGGACTTCTGGGGATGTGGTGccaaaaagccttttttctccccatttgcCTTGCACACACTCCATTGGTTTGCAGCGCTGGGAACGCCACTTCCCAACTCCTCCAGCGGCTGCTTCCCAGACagggcagagcacaggcagccctgctgccctcagcctCCATCACCAGCTGCCTTCTCTTTTTATCCCTATTCtccctttctggttttttcaggTGCGGTGTAAAActgccatggaaagggaagaaggagtGCAAGGAGGCACAGGATGTAGAGCAGAAAAGGGCACGGAGCTcctccc encodes the following:
- the LOC125334643 gene encoding leucine-rich repeat-containing protein 37A3-like; amino-acid sequence: MGREMGFPEGERCLSFLCRDFTGNSIAEIGERAWKNYPWAETLVLRDNELRAVKSHSLQGLFLLKHLDLSGNEIVSIEERAFEPLPFLKLLNLSGNGLTQIRSGTFQAWHGMQFLQELDLSATQVTPQTLLLFLQSTVSLESLQVPKDVACCLCQERPLAESPCRTIQFLCEKLCSTSAPQCAHTARLLQTRGEIMDTQLPRELNTSPVLSLKPKEPSLGDHGTVTFAVALTLSTEGDVSSLANSRTNSHPPQHLSGYEGKTSVDDLRAKLEKKVDKAESIKTIKSIVPHQPQPARLKDVEEKIPSSWHHKQQDSHLNWQALNPWDVAEMSSKIQLQGRTSL
- the LOC125334649 gene encoding leucine-rich repeat-containing protein 37A3-like, translated to MGREMGFPEGERCLSFLCRDFTGNSIAEIGKRAWKNYPWAETLVLRDNELRAVKSHSLQGLFLLKHLDLSGNEIVSIEERAFEPLPFLKLLNLSGNGLTQIRSGTFQAWHGMQFLQELILSHNPLAVIADAAFFKLPAVSSLDLSATQVTPQTLLLFLQSTVSLESLQVPKDVACCLCQERPLAESPCRTIQFLCEKLCSTSAPQCAHTARLLQTRGEIMDTQLPRELNTSPVLSLKPKEPSLGDHGTVTFAVALTLSTEGDVSSLANSRTNSHPPQHLSGHEGKTSIDDLRAKLEKKVDKAESIKTVKSIVPHQPQPARLKDVEEKTPSSWHHKQQDSRLNWQALNPWDVAGGLNPSDDASIAGHHRDEQQDPAPRQNFIMTHNQQQDSQYWVGHNQLFYQVMGPMKAVGEPKVDQRLNRNLDFLSDPLVQSRPAASSRGEATAEEGQSSLGGHLLIIPDSTETHWKQQEEGSRFLNKPGSPQGPDLALVPGERLETTVDRFLRLLVPDKGLRTFMAHVERALRTDCSLPQLQLACAKMVSKTGLLLKVLSERQENQGASECKGQCPLQDLSRRMALGEGKEATGKKAEQTGEMIMFVVLCSVFIIIAVMLKTVFHMRFLSHEAGSQPRHTRTLCLRRCGVKLPWKGKKECKEAQDVEQKRARSSSQCHPSAQTACSSSPFRVLLFLSTFKCFSLFRKPELALVQFIPDSSEADRKAIQEET